One genomic segment of Paenibacillus sp. FSL H8-0332 includes these proteins:
- a CDS encoding HAMP domain-containing sensor histidine kinase, producing MIYMLIFVLIAGLLSVITITGVGQIRNNMFLKYNASYTSADIENPAIIYNMKDFNTDYSYKDQQIIKLCSFLDSWSILIFFGLATLSASWLFYHNKLKQPIGTLREASQKISGNDLNFRIPQASEDEMGQLCGSFERMRAALEDNNRQMWRSIEDRKQLNAAFSHDLRTPLTVLRGYADFLNKYLPEDKISEEKLLDTISTMSAHILRLENYVQIMGEAQKLEDISVAWTKVEVSVFLEQLSSLAEFLAREQSLEFSFENHISEPSLYMDTGMVTRIYENLIANSLRYASQTISVRFEMDKGFFSITVSDDGKGFSSQDLKLATTPFYTSRTEAEESHYGMGLNICKVLAEKLGGGIQLTNHKSGGACVKVWIMLHQS from the coding sequence ATGATCTATATGCTTATATTTGTACTTATTGCCGGACTCCTTAGTGTGATTACCATTACTGGGGTAGGCCAGATACGTAATAATATGTTTCTGAAGTATAATGCGTCTTACACCTCAGCGGATATCGAGAACCCGGCAATTATCTACAATATGAAGGACTTCAATACAGACTATTCGTATAAAGATCAACAAATTATTAAGTTATGCAGTTTTCTGGACTCCTGGTCCATTTTGATATTTTTTGGGCTGGCTACCTTGTCGGCCTCCTGGTTGTTTTACCATAATAAACTCAAACAACCGATTGGGACTTTACGCGAGGCTTCTCAAAAAATATCCGGCAACGACTTGAACTTTCGTATTCCGCAAGCTAGTGAAGATGAGATGGGACAGCTATGCGGGTCTTTTGAGCGAATGAGAGCCGCGCTGGAGGATAATAACCGTCAGATGTGGCGATCCATAGAGGATAGAAAACAGTTAAATGCAGCTTTTTCACATGATTTGCGGACACCGCTGACAGTACTGCGGGGTTACGCGGATTTTTTAAATAAATATCTGCCAGAAGATAAAATAAGCGAAGAGAAGCTGCTGGATACGATATCAACTATGAGCGCACATATATTACGGCTGGAGAACTATGTGCAAATTATGGGCGAGGCCCAAAAACTCGAAGATATCTCGGTAGCATGGACCAAAGTAGAGGTTTCCGTTTTTTTGGAACAACTAAGCAGTTTAGCTGAATTTCTGGCACGGGAACAGTCACTGGAATTTTCATTTGAAAATCATATATCTGAACCATCTTTGTATATGGATACAGGAATGGTTACCAGGATATACGAAAACTTAATTGCCAATTCCCTTCGTTATGCGAGTCAGACGATTTCTGTACGATTTGAAATGGATAAGGGATTCTTTTCGATTACAGTCAGTGATGATGGCAAAGGGTTCTCCAGCCAGGATCTGAAGCTCGCTACCACTCCGTTCTATACTAGCAGGACGGAAGCTGAGGAGAGCCATTACGGCATGGGGTTGAATATTTGCAAGGTACTGGCTGAGAAGCTGGGGGGCGGTATTCAGCTAACAAACCATAAGTCAGGCGGCGCCTGTGTGAAAGTATGGATAATGCTGCATCAAAGTTGA
- a CDS encoding FtsX-like permease family protein, which yields MIATNNRKTILNLAMASLRANRLRNLAAICAIILTTLLITSIFTMALSINQSMQYAQMKTVGSDFHGGFKYLSPEQVETLLKHPSIKQSALSLHSGILHNKAFDQDRVEVLQVDQNYADHGFIEFVEGGLPAGENEVVLNTWVLGKLGVQPELGKEITLQIDTGERIINRKFTLSGYYEADKQLAMAGLAFVSKAFTDKNLSDIDPVQSKESGSYVNTSELSVMFNNSFHIEKKLNRILADTRITAPIGINWAYSSVSLADNVENILPYAAVIFIIMLSGYLLIYNIFYISVIRDVKFYGLLKMIGTTPRQLRRIIAIQARLLYLIALPFGLGSGYMTGRWVTPLTTSLSGEVKGNSLSSSPWIFAGAALFSFLTVWIAAHKPGRLAADIAPVEAVKFSGVQNSGKRTFKPSKHGARLYRMSFSNLFRSKKKLSLMLSSLFLSILLFNTIFTVISSMDVNKYLSAYIHGDYMIHNKGIIQQEGERSVNETELSEELCAKLKHLDGVESIDKVYYTLFSYPPDDSVRASAESSATPSALPAKVHTQLYGLDSGWYDLADQDILEGHFNREQFDSGDYILVAETLTGPGAYTSYYHPGDTISYSGLKRRYEVMAVLKYNAFYAATSQTYFGNGYNAFLPAAELRQATLESGTPADILSLTLNAAPGKLDETGQQIREAIRPLDALQLKSREDYRKELSDNIRIFQIIGYGLSLVIALIGLLNYINSVLTGVIARRHEFAVLESIGMTKQQLKRMLVYEGMYTVLLTALLTSTIGVLLTYCTARGIAAGMAYMEFRMMWLPFILIIPILAILSYLITLSAYKPLARSPIVERLREME from the coding sequence ATGATCGCGACGAACAACCGGAAGACCATATTAAATCTGGCGATGGCTAGCCTGAGAGCCAACAGGCTGCGGAATCTGGCTGCCATCTGCGCCATTATACTGACTACACTGCTCATCACCTCCATTTTCACCATGGCTCTGAGCATTAACCAATCCATGCAATACGCACAGATGAAGACAGTCGGAAGTGACTTTCACGGAGGGTTTAAATATCTTAGCCCGGAACAAGTGGAGACGCTGCTGAAGCACCCTTCCATTAAACAATCCGCCCTCTCCCTTCATTCCGGCATATTGCATAATAAAGCATTCGACCAGGACCGGGTTGAGGTGCTGCAGGTTGACCAGAATTACGCTGATCACGGCTTCATAGAATTCGTTGAAGGGGGATTGCCTGCCGGAGAGAATGAGGTTGTCCTGAATACCTGGGTTCTGGGCAAGCTAGGGGTGCAGCCGGAGCTAGGGAAGGAAATCACGTTGCAGATCGATACCGGAGAACGGATCATTAACCGGAAATTCACCTTGTCGGGCTATTATGAAGCGGACAAGCAATTGGCGATGGCAGGGTTGGCTTTTGTGTCCAAGGCCTTTACCGATAAAAACCTCTCAGACATTGATCCCGTACAATCGAAGGAAAGCGGATCCTACGTAAACACCTCAGAACTGAGTGTCATGTTCAACAATTCATTTCATATTGAGAAAAAACTGAACAGGATTCTGGCTGATACGAGGATTACGGCTCCCATCGGGATCAATTGGGCATACTCCAGCGTATCTTTGGCGGACAATGTTGAGAATATCCTTCCATATGCCGCAGTTATCTTTATCATTATGCTTAGCGGCTACTTGCTTATTTACAATATTTTTTATATTTCAGTGATCCGGGATGTGAAGTTCTACGGCCTGCTGAAAATGATTGGCACCACCCCGAGACAACTGAGGAGAATCATCGCTATTCAAGCCAGGCTGCTGTACCTTATTGCCCTGCCGTTCGGCCTTGGCTCCGGCTATATGACCGGCAGATGGGTTACACCTCTGACTACTTCGCTATCAGGGGAGGTTAAAGGAAATTCTCTATCATCCAGTCCATGGATATTTGCAGGGGCAGCCCTCTTCTCCTTCCTGACCGTGTGGATCGCAGCGCATAAGCCAGGCCGGCTGGCAGCGGACATCGCTCCGGTGGAAGCCGTTAAATTCTCAGGCGTTCAGAATAGCGGAAAAAGAACCTTCAAGCCATCCAAGCATGGAGCCAGACTATACCGGATGTCGTTCTCCAACCTGTTCCGGAGCAAGAAGAAGCTGAGCCTGATGTTATCCTCGCTCTTCTTAAGCATTCTGCTATTTAATACGATATTTACGGTGATCTCCTCCATGGATGTCAATAAATATCTCAGTGCATATATTCATGGAGATTATATGATTCACAACAAGGGAATTATCCAGCAGGAGGGGGAACGCTCAGTCAATGAAACCGAGCTATCCGAGGAACTGTGTGCGAAGCTGAAGCATCTGGACGGTGTGGAAAGTATCGATAAAGTATATTATACCCTCTTCTCTTATCCTCCGGATGATTCCGTCCGTGCTTCAGCCGAGTCTTCAGCCACTCCTTCTGCCCTTCCCGCCAAAGTTCATACCCAGCTCTACGGGCTTGATTCCGGCTGGTACGATCTCGCAGATCAGGATATACTTGAAGGTCACTTTAACAGGGAACAATTCGATTCCGGAGATTACATACTGGTGGCGGAGACTCTTACAGGGCCAGGTGCTTATACAAGCTACTATCATCCCGGGGATACTATCAGCTATTCCGGATTAAAGAGGAGATACGAAGTGATGGCCGTGCTGAAATATAATGCTTTCTATGCAGCAACCAGTCAAACGTATTTCGGTAACGGCTACAATGCCTTTTTGCCTGCAGCCGAACTCCGGCAAGCCACTTTGGAGAGCGGGACTCCGGCAGACATCCTCTCGCTTACTCTGAATGCAGCCCCCGGCAAGCTTGATGAAACGGGGCAGCAGATCAGGGAGGCTATCCGCCCGCTGGATGCTCTGCAACTGAAATCAAGAGAAGATTACAGGAAGGAGTTAAGCGATAATATCCGTATTTTTCAGATTATAGGGTATGGACTGAGTCTCGTAATTGCACTTATTGGTCTGCTTAATTACATTAATTCTGTCCTGACCGGAGTGATCGCCCGCAGGCATGAATTTGCCGTTCTAGAGAGCATTGGAATGACCAAACAGCAGCTCAAACGTATGCTCGTCTACGAAGGCATGTACACCGTGCTTCTCACTGCGCTGCTTACCTCTACTATAGGTGTGCTGCTGACTTACTGCACCGCCAGGGGTATTGCCGCAGGGATGGCCTACATGGAATTCCGGATGATGTGGCTGCCGTTTATTCTGATCATCCCGATCCTGGCAATCCTCTCTTATCTCATCACTTTAAGCGCCTATAAGCCGCTCGCCCGCAGCCCGATCGTCGAAAGGCTCCGTGAAATGGAATAA
- a CDS encoding ABC transporter ATP-binding protein: MSILRIENLKKYYGKGEHTVKALDDVSINVEKGEFVAIVGTSGSGKSTLLHMLGGLDRATEGKVYVNGHDIFQMSDEKLTIFRRRSVGFVFQSYNLVPILSVLANIVLPIELDGGQIDQEYLNLIISSLGLQEKVGNLPSALSGGQQQRVAIARALATKPSIILADEPTGNLDSRTSQEVLILLKQLSAKFDQTIVMITHNESIAQMADRIIRIEDGRLASGSTQAPGESRL, from the coding sequence ATGTCTATTCTACGAATAGAGAATCTCAAGAAATATTATGGAAAAGGAGAGCATACGGTCAAGGCCCTGGACGACGTGTCTATAAATGTAGAAAAAGGGGAGTTCGTGGCAATCGTAGGCACGAGCGGCAGCGGAAAAAGCACGCTGCTTCACATGCTCGGCGGTCTGGACCGGGCTACAGAGGGCAAGGTTTATGTCAACGGGCATGATATTTTTCAGATGAGTGATGAGAAGCTGACCATCTTCAGACGCCGTTCTGTAGGATTTGTCTTCCAGAGTTATAACCTGGTGCCGATCCTGAGTGTGCTGGCAAATATCGTCCTGCCCATTGAGCTTGACGGAGGCCAGATTGACCAGGAATATCTGAACCTGATTATCTCAAGTCTGGGGCTTCAGGAGAAAGTTGGTAACCTGCCTTCTGCGCTCTCCGGAGGCCAGCAGCAGCGTGTAGCTATCGCAAGAGCACTTGCTACCAAACCTTCCATTATTCTGGCCGATGAGCCCACCGGCAATCTGGACAGCAGGACCAGCCAGGAGGTACTTATCCTGCTGAAACAGCTCAGTGCCAAATTCGACCAGACCATTGTGATGATCACACACAACGAGAGCATTGCACAGATGGCGGACCGGATCATCCGCATTGAGGACGGCAGGCTTGCCTCGGGATCGACGCAGGCCCCCGGGGAGAGCCGGTTATGA
- a CDS encoding ABC transporter permease, with protein MKNRISVHQVSLKNLRHHKSRTVLTVGTVALAVALIFVVLTYFYSNDQRSKREAINELGAYHVQYEHLLPEQQQAIENNPKIKKHYVSYISKNVKSDTFEKLNINMAISYIEGINEGLIQLREGRAPVTDDEMVLDKWVIEEMGFPSKLGEVIPLDLQIKRAGKMEHITKSFKLVGIVDDIAVRKTVRAGLMFISQSLSRQYCPNPDIVIFALLNSDFNATSTAHRIGEGAKLREDQIQINERYSGAYEQNPVSILKAAVVVFVIVISAAMVIYNIFNIYLSEQIRLFGMMKAIGMTPKQLSSMILTEGLIISLAGSSMGLLLGGGGSTAFIPFLGNTASGNSALYVELSPYIACAVFVMGLILVMLSVYMPARKVGSLTEIAAIRYNPAEPLGKRSLDTKSKLKNSISGFSLVSAQLIRYRKRTWVTVISITLTGFIFVVTGSIFSSMNIDNMAGSMVPGDYKLSAANLDSDEQLDLLNEKILKQVSDIPGIEKIMTEMYAVSTYNKQDANLHLKDLASMKNPEIRTDIYAYDDALMKITLKRLGKDDSMLTELRNGDNLIAVAEDGGYQVGDKIRLAKYGEGQKERVFTIVGVLPNYVTYKGNSSDGGVLIAHQDLFKRLDLDQRIKQVSVQVNEGQQGEVERNLKGIATADRRITFTSFQETYQEFNGMKKVLQLAANSLTSALLIISIFNLINSNLTSMYARKREISLVEAIGMSRSQLTMQLGGEGFIVILFSLLITFSLGIPAGYFGVGMFKQSASYVQYQLPMAAMLTLVCAYFTVQVGTTFYMQWRLSKESLMERIRFSE; from the coding sequence ATGAAAAATAGGATTTCGGTTCACCAGGTATCTCTAAAAAATTTACGTCATCACAAAAGCAGGACAGTATTGACTGTAGGTACAGTTGCTTTAGCCGTAGCCTTGATTTTTGTAGTGCTGACTTATTTCTATTCCAATGACCAGCGGAGTAAACGGGAAGCGATTAATGAGCTAGGTGCCTATCATGTGCAGTATGAGCATTTGTTGCCGGAGCAGCAACAAGCTATCGAGAATAATCCGAAGATAAAAAAGCACTATGTTTCCTATATCAGTAAAAATGTTAAATCGGACACGTTTGAAAAATTGAATATTAATATGGCTATAAGTTATATAGAGGGAATTAATGAAGGACTGATTCAATTAAGGGAAGGGAGAGCCCCGGTAACGGACGACGAAATGGTACTGGATAAGTGGGTCATAGAGGAAATGGGCTTTCCCTCCAAGCTGGGAGAAGTAATACCCTTAGATTTACAAATTAAGAGAGCAGGGAAAATGGAACATATAACAAAAAGTTTTAAGCTGGTGGGCATTGTTGATGATATCGCCGTACGTAAAACGGTTAGAGCTGGTCTGATGTTTATTTCTCAAAGTCTTTCCAGGCAATATTGTCCTAACCCGGATATTGTTATATTTGCTCTTTTAAATTCGGACTTCAATGCCACATCTACGGCACATAGAATTGGTGAGGGAGCTAAGCTAAGAGAAGATCAGATCCAAATCAATGAGCGTTATAGCGGCGCATATGAGCAGAATCCTGTATCTATCTTGAAAGCAGCCGTTGTCGTATTTGTAATTGTTATTAGTGCAGCCATGGTTATTTATAATATTTTCAATATATATCTATCCGAGCAGATCCGTTTATTTGGCATGATGAAAGCGATAGGAATGACTCCTAAGCAGCTAAGCAGCATGATCCTGACAGAAGGGCTTATTATTTCACTGGCGGGCAGCTCCATGGGTCTTCTGTTGGGGGGAGGGGGAAGCACGGCATTCATTCCCTTCTTAGGAAATACGGCTAGTGGAAACTCCGCATTATATGTTGAATTGTCCCCTTATATTGCTTGTGCTGTTTTTGTTATGGGTCTGATTCTCGTTATGCTATCTGTTTATATGCCTGCTAGAAAAGTAGGAAGCCTTACAGAGATTGCAGCGATTCGTTATAATCCGGCTGAACCCCTGGGAAAGAGAAGCCTCGACACCAAGAGCAAATTGAAAAATTCAATTAGCGGTTTTTCCCTGGTGTCGGCACAGCTTATTCGATATCGTAAACGTACCTGGGTGACTGTAATATCCATTACGCTGACGGGTTTTATTTTTGTGGTCACAGGGAGTATCTTCAGTAGTATGAATATTGATAATATGGCTGGAAGTATGGTGCCTGGAGACTATAAACTAAGTGCTGCTAACCTTGACTCTGACGAACAACTCGATTTGTTAAACGAGAAAATCCTTAAACAAGTTAGTGATATTCCAGGTATTGAAAAAATAATGACAGAAATGTATGCTGTCTCGACTTATAACAAGCAGGATGCAAACCTTCATCTCAAGGACTTGGCGAGTATGAAAAACCCGGAAATTCGAACGGATATTTATGCTTACGATGATGCCTTAATGAAAATTACACTCAAGAGGCTAGGGAAAGATGATTCTATGCTTACAGAACTGAGAAATGGTGATAATCTCATTGCGGTCGCGGAAGATGGAGGGTACCAAGTGGGAGATAAAATACGATTGGCAAAGTATGGCGAAGGACAGAAAGAACGTGTATTCACTATTGTTGGTGTATTGCCCAACTATGTTACGTATAAAGGTAATTCTTCAGATGGAGGAGTTCTTATTGCTCATCAGGACCTGTTTAAACGATTGGATCTGGATCAGCGTATCAAGCAGGTTAGCGTTCAAGTTAATGAAGGACAACAAGGGGAAGTGGAACGGAATTTAAAAGGCATTGCAACTGCTGATCGAAGAATAACATTCACTTCGTTCCAGGAGACCTATCAGGAGTTCAATGGAATGAAGAAAGTACTCCAGTTGGCGGCTAATAGCCTTACTTCAGCATTGCTGATTATCAGTATATTTAACTTAATTAATTCTAATTTAACCAGTATGTATGCTAGGAAGCGGGAAATTAGTTTAGTTGAAGCCATTGGCATGTCACGGAGTCAACTAACCATGCAGCTAGGCGGTGAAGGTTTCATTGTCATTCTGTTCAGCTTGTTAATCACCTTTTCATTGGGTATACCTGCCGGATACTTTGGCGTGGGAATGTTCAAGCAATCAGCGAGCTATGTTCAGTATCAATTGCCAATGGCAGCCATGCTGACCCTAGTATGCGCCTATTTTACAGTTCAAGTAGGGACTACCTTCTATATGCAGTGGCGCCTAAGCAAGGAGAGCCTGATGGAACGAATCCGGTTTAGTGAATGA
- a CDS encoding HAMP domain-containing sensor histidine kinase, whose protein sequence is MKRQERLPHNQLVNVAFAAAFTILVLVYVTCIILLEITGSSLLGFSLLFMICMLILGVAWYRSLRNMVTSFMGKVETLVDNATHGREPTYNYEETLLSSIEHKLMRYIEIARVNGQNLETEKNKIKELISDISHQTKTPLSNIMIYSQLLEESLVNDEHTLQLAVQVKKQSEKLDWLIQSLIKLSRLETGMISLRMEPCPVIRAVSEAVSQILIQAENSRITISINCEPHITACYDPKWTTEVLSNLLENAVKYSEPGGSIHITAEANEMFIRLDIADTGCGISQEELPQIFRRFYRGKNVRDAEGVGIGLFLAREIITAQGGHMKAASVPGQGTVFSIFLPLF, encoded by the coding sequence ATGAAGAGACAAGAACGGCTTCCGCATAACCAATTGGTGAATGTGGCATTCGCTGCTGCTTTTACCATTCTGGTTCTGGTATATGTGACTTGTATTATATTGCTGGAGATCACCGGTTCATCGCTGCTTGGATTCTCTCTTCTATTCATGATCTGCATGCTAATCCTTGGAGTTGCCTGGTACCGGTCGCTCAGGAATATGGTCACTTCTTTCATGGGAAAGGTAGAGACATTGGTAGACAATGCTACTCACGGGCGTGAGCCCACCTATAATTATGAAGAAACCCTTCTCTCCTCCATAGAACATAAATTAATGCGGTACATAGAGATTGCAAGAGTGAACGGACAGAATCTGGAAACGGAAAAGAACAAAATTAAAGAACTGATCTCCGACATCTCCCACCAGACCAAAACGCCCTTATCCAATATTATGATCTACAGCCAGTTGCTTGAGGAAAGTCTGGTGAATGATGAACATACGCTTCAGCTTGCTGTACAAGTTAAAAAACAGTCGGAAAAACTCGACTGGCTGATCCAATCCCTGATCAAACTGTCCAGGCTGGAGACAGGCATGATCTCTTTGCGCATGGAGCCTTGTCCTGTGATCCGTGCGGTTTCTGAAGCAGTCTCCCAGATCCTCATCCAGGCAGAGAACAGCCGCATCACTATCAGTATAAACTGTGAACCTCACATCACAGCGTGCTACGACCCCAAATGGACAACCGAAGTGTTATCCAATCTGCTGGAGAATGCTGTGAAATATTCAGAACCAGGGGGCAGCATCCATATCACTGCGGAAGCGAATGAGATGTTTATACGCCTGGATATCGCAGATACCGGCTGTGGAATCTCCCAGGAAGAGCTGCCCCAAATCTTCAGGAGGTTCTACCGGGGAAAGAATGTGCGCGATGCAGAAGGTGTGGGAATTGGGCTCTTCCTGGCCCGGGAGATCATCACCGCTCAAGGCGGACATATGAAAGCTGCTTCTGTGCCCGGACAAGGCACTGTGTTCTCGATCTTCCTGCCGCTATTCTGA
- a CDS encoding ABC transporter ATP-binding protein has translation MILQGKKLCKYYGTGESQVKAIHDVDFAVAKGEFISIVGQSGAGKSTLMHIIGGLDAPTSGEVIINGTSIYTMPMSPLAIFRRRQIGFVFQAFNLVPSLNVWENIILPIGLDGKKAEVSYIEDILNTLGIYEKRTSLPTVLSGGQQQRVAIARALAARPAIVLADEPTGNLDSRSSNNVLDLLRLSVEKYNQTLIVVTHNDEVAKLADRTVRVVDGSIAAEVEQ, from the coding sequence ATGATTCTGCAAGGGAAGAAATTGTGCAAATATTATGGCACTGGAGAGAGTCAAGTGAAGGCCATTCATGATGTGGATTTCGCTGTGGCAAAAGGGGAGTTTATTTCTATTGTCGGGCAGTCGGGTGCAGGGAAAAGTACATTAATGCACATCATTGGCGGCTTGGATGCACCTACAAGCGGGGAGGTCATCATCAATGGGACTTCCATTTATACAATGCCAATGAGTCCATTAGCCATATTTCGCCGCCGCCAGATCGGATTTGTGTTTCAGGCTTTTAATTTGGTACCCTCACTTAATGTGTGGGAGAATATCATTTTACCCATCGGGCTGGATGGAAAGAAGGCAGAGGTTAGCTATATTGAAGATATATTAAATACTTTGGGGATCTATGAAAAACGGACCAGTCTGCCCACAGTATTGTCTGGCGGGCAGCAGCAAAGGGTAGCAATCGCACGCGCTTTGGCAGCCAGACCGGCTATTGTGCTCGCAGATGAACCCACAGGAAATCTCGATAGCCGTTCTAGCAATAACGTTTTGGATTTGCTGCGTTTATCCGTAGAGAAATATAATCAGACTTTGATTGTTGTAACGCATAATGACGAAGTGGCTAAGCTTGCAGACCGGACGGTTCGGGTAGTAGACGGTTCCATTGCAGCAGAGGTAGAACAATGA
- a CDS encoding EamA family transporter yields MKQKSKVNSVYAVGTALLFVYLFWGGTYVGMKIAIETMPPFLMAGVRFFAAGVVLYIIARLSGAKRPVTREWRASAIVGALLLLGGNGVVAWSEQRVSSSIASLIVAAVPVWMMLMGWLGRGGKRPNTGVIAGIVLGLLGIAVLVFQPGKGETGTATDLIGIITVLAASISWAVGSMYSRSATMPGSPLMATAAQMLTGGALLVIFSYFTGDWSTLNMSGISMRSYLALAYLITFGSIVGYTAYIWLLKNADATLVSTYAFVNPVVAVLLGWLLVGEQLTLNTLIAAVIIIGAVVLVTIFRSKPQPAATQAALDIQPQQQSLH; encoded by the coding sequence ATGAAGCAGAAATCGAAAGTCAATTCGGTATACGCAGTAGGGACTGCGCTATTATTTGTTTACTTATTTTGGGGAGGTACCTATGTCGGCATGAAGATTGCCATCGAGACGATGCCGCCTTTTCTGATGGCGGGTGTCCGCTTTTTTGCGGCAGGAGTCGTTCTTTATATCATAGCCAGATTAAGCGGAGCGAAGCGTCCGGTAACGCGTGAATGGCGCGCCTCCGCAATTGTTGGCGCCTTGCTGCTGCTCGGGGGTAACGGGGTTGTGGCCTGGTCAGAGCAAAGAGTCTCTTCCTCCATCGCTTCGCTTATCGTGGCAGCCGTTCCCGTCTGGATGATGCTGATGGGCTGGCTTGGACGCGGCGGCAAACGGCCGAATACCGGAGTCATCGCCGGAATTGTACTTGGACTGCTCGGCATCGCTGTACTGGTCTTCCAGCCGGGCAAGGGGGAGACGGGCACCGCTACCGATCTGATCGGAATTATTACCGTGCTGGCAGCTTCCATCAGCTGGGCCGTAGGGTCCATGTATTCCCGAAGCGCGACCATGCCGGGTTCACCCTTGATGGCGACAGCGGCGCAGATGCTAACGGGAGGCGCGCTGCTGGTGATATTCTCTTATTTTACCGGCGACTGGTCCACACTTAATATGTCCGGCATTTCTATGCGATCGTACCTGGCTCTGGCCTATCTGATCACCTTCGGCTCCATTGTCGGCTATACAGCCTATATCTGGCTGCTTAAGAATGCTGACGCTACCCTCGTCTCCACCTATGCCTTCGTTAATCCGGTAGTCGCTGTGTTGCTTGGCTGGCTACTGGTTGGAGAACAGCTTACCTTGAACACCCTGATCGCTGCCGTGATCATTATCGGGGCTGTGGTTCTGGTGACTATTTTCCGTAGTAAGCCACAGCCGGCGGCTACTCAAGCAGCGCTTGATATACAACCGCAGCAGCAGTCGCTACACTGA
- a CDS encoding helix-turn-helix transcriptional regulator — protein MFDMLKVGRNIVRLRGLAGLTQMGLADKLGISYQAVSNWERGNSMPDISKLPQLAEIFGVGIDEILGEEQGKGSRIIESVLGHGGTDYFQRGEGTARELSDLAPILHNEQIGEAFEHVKEAVAIEDLLALAPFLSEETLDSCAKQVFEREGMEPLLKLAPFVSDEALDELAKLVYAAEGLKALVEFAPFISDEMLDELAETVLMQEGSAALVDLAPFISDEQLDQLAVAISTKEGVKALLPLAPFLSEEILDSLAVQAFNK, from the coding sequence ATGTTTGATATGTTAAAGGTGGGCCGGAATATCGTTAGATTAAGAGGTCTGGCCGGTCTGACTCAAATGGGGCTTGCGGACAAGCTGGGCATCAGTTATCAGGCGGTGAGCAATTGGGAGAGAGGCAACAGTATGCCGGATATCTCCAAGCTTCCGCAGCTGGCAGAAATCTTTGGTGTGGGGATCGATGAGATCCTCGGGGAAGAACAAGGGAAGGGCTCCCGCATAATCGAGAGCGTACTGGGGCATGGCGGCACAGATTATTTTCAACGGGGGGAAGGAACGGCTCGAGAGCTTTCGGACCTTGCGCCAATCCTTCATAACGAGCAGATTGGTGAAGCATTTGAGCATGTGAAGGAGGCGGTGGCTATAGAGGATCTGCTGGCATTGGCACCATTCTTAAGCGAAGAGACTCTCGATTCATGCGCCAAGCAGGTGTTTGAAAGGGAAGGGATGGAGCCCTTGCTGAAGCTGGCCCCGTTTGTCAGTGATGAAGCATTGGACGAGCTGGCCAAGCTCGTATATGCCGCAGAAGGTCTGAAGGCACTGGTGGAATTCGCTCCATTTATAAGTGATGAGATGCTGGATGAACTTGCAGAGACTGTCTTGATGCAGGAAGGTTCGGCGGCACTGGTAGACCTCGCTCCATTTATAAGCGACGAACAACTGGACCAACTTGCTGTAGCTATTTCTACAAAAGAAGGCGTTAAAGCGCTCCTGCCCCTCGCCCCGTTCCTCAGTGAGGAAATTCTGGATAGCCTTGCTGTGCAAGCCTTCAACAAATAA